From Pan paniscus chromosome 6, NHGRI_mPanPan1-v2.0_pri, whole genome shotgun sequence, one genomic window encodes:
- the TAS2R38 gene encoding taste receptor type 2 member 38, translated as MLTLTRIHTVSYEVRSTFLFISVLEFAVGFLTNAFVFLVNFWDVVKRQPLSNSDCVLLCLSISRLFLHGLLFLSAIQLTHFQKLSEPLNHSYQAINMLWMIANQANLWLAACLSLLYCSKLIRFSHTFLICLASWVSRKISQMLLGIILCSCICTVLCVWCFFSRPHFTVTTVLFMNNNTRLNWQIKDLNLFYSFLFCYLWSVPPFLLFLVSSGMLTVSLGRHMRTMKVYTRDSRDPSLEAHIKALKSLVSFFCFFVISSCAAFISVPLLILWRDKIGVMVCVGIMAACPSGHAAVLISGNAKLRRAVTTILLWAQSSLKVRADHKADSRTLC; from the coding sequence ATGTTGACTCTAACTCGCATCCACACTGTGTCCTATGAAGTCAGGAGTACATTTCTGTTCATTTCAGTCCTGGAGTTCGCAGTGGGGTTTCTGACCAATGCCTTCgttttcttggtgaatttttgGGATGTAGTGAAGAGGCAGCCACTGAGCAACAGTGATTGTGTGCTGCTGTGTCTCAGCATCAGCCGGCTTTTCCTGCATGGACTGCTGTTCCTGAGTGCTATCCAGCTTACCCACTTCCAGAAGTTGAGTGAACCACTGAACCACAGCTACCAAGCCATCAACATGCTATGGATGATTGCAAACCAAGCCAACCTCTGGCttgctgcctgcctcagcctgctttACTGCTCCAAGCTCATCCGTTTCTCTCACACCTTCCTGATCTGCTTGGCAAGCTGGGTCTCCAGGAAGATCTCCCAGATGCTCCTGGGTATTATTCTTTGCTCCTGCATCTGCACTGTCCTCTGTGTTTGGTGCTTTTTTAGCAGACCTCACTTCACAGTCACAACTGTGCTATTCATGAATAACAATACAAGGCTCAACTGGCAGATTAAAGATCTCAacttattttattcctttctcttctgcTATCTGTGGTCTGTGCCTCCTTTCCTATTGTTTCTGGTTTCTTCTGGGATGCTGACTGTCTCCCTGGGAAGGCACATGAGGACAATGAAGGTCTATACCAGAGACTCTCGTGACCCCAGCCTGGAGGCCCACATTAAGGCCCTCAAGTCTCTTGTCtcctttttctgcttctttgtgaTATCATCCTGTGCTGCCTTCATCTCTGTGCCCCTACTGATTCTGTGGCGTGACAAAATAGGGGTGATGGtttgtgttgggataatggcagCTTGTCCCTCTGGGCATGCAGCTGTCCTGATCTCAGGCAATGCCAAGTTGAGGAGAGCTGTGACGACCATTCTGCTCTGGGCTCAGAGCAGCCTGAAGGTAAGAGCCGACCACAAGGCAGATTCCCGGACACTGTGCTGA